The segment GTTCGGCGACCTCTCGCAGTTCGGCGACATCAAGGACAAGGGCGCGTGGCTGCAGGCGGGCTACAAGTTCGACAAGCACTGGACGCTGTACGCGTTCGGTTCGGTGAGCAAGCCGGACAAGGACGACGTGCTGCGCTGGCGTGCCGCGAACACGGCCGGCCTGCTGAAGGGCACGCAGCAGGCGCTGAGCCTGCAGTACAGCACCGGACCGTTCGACTTCAGCGGTGAGTGGATCCATTCCAAGATCAACTCGACCACCACCAATGGCCTCGGTCGCCAGGCAGATTCCGGCAACGAGTACACCCTCAACGCGATGTACAAGTTCTGACGGAGAGTCTTCATGGCCACCACCGCATCCGGCATGCGTGCCGACGGCAGCATCGGTACCAGCCACAAACGCGTGATCTTCGCGTCCAGCCTGGGCACCGTCTTCGAATGGTACGACTTCTATCTGTATGGCTCGCTTGCCGCCACCATCGGCAAGCAGTTCTTCACCGGCCTCAACGACACCAGCCAGTTCATCTTCGCGTTGCTGGCGTTTGCTGCGGGCTTTGCCGTGCGTCCGTTCGGGGCCATCGTGTTCGGCCGCATCGGTGACCTGATCGGCCGCAAGTACACCTTCCTCATCACCATCATCATCATGGGTACCTCCACCTTCCTGGTGGGCGTGCTACCCGGCTACACGACGATAGGCGTCGCGGCACCCGTCCTGCTGATCCTGCTGCGCCTGCTGCAGGGCCTGGCCCTCGGCGGCGAGTACGGTGGCGCGGCCACCTATGTGGCCGAGCATGCACCGGACGGCAAGCGTGGCCTGTACACCAGCTTCATCCAGATCACGGCGACCTTTGGCCTGTTCCTCTCGCTGCTGGTGATCCTCGGCACGCGTCTCGGCCTGGGCCCGGATACTTTTGATGCCTGGGGCTGGCGCATTCCGTTCCTGATCTCGGCGATCCTCGTGGGCGTGTCGGTGTACATCCGCCTGCAGCTGCATGAGTCGCCGGTGTTCCAGCAGATGAAGGCCGAAGGCAAGCAGTCGAAGGCGCCGCTGACGGAAGCGTTTGGCCAGTGGAAGAACCTGCGCCTGGTGATCCTCGCCCTGCTCGGTGCCACCGCCGGCCAGGCCGTCGTCTGGTACACGGGCCAGTTCTACTCGCTGTACTTCCTCACCCAGAGCCTGAAGATCGACGTCACCACGGCCAACCTGCTGATCGCGGCGGCGTTGCTTATCGGTACACCGTTCTTCGTGGTCTTCGGCTGGCTGTCCGATCGTATCGGGCGCAAGACGGTGGTGCTCACCGGTTGCCTGCTCGCGGCGCTGACGATGTTCCCGATCTTCAAGGGCCTCACCCACTTCGGTAATCCGGCGATTGAAGCCGCCGCGGCGAATGCGCCGGTGGTGGTCACGGCGGATCCGAACGCGTGCAGCTTCCAGTTCGATCCGGTCGGCAAGCACACCTTCACCAGCTCCTGCGACGTGGCCAAGAGCGTGCTGGCGAAGAAGGGCATCCCGTACAGCAACGCGGCGGCACCGGCGGGCACGTTGGCCACCGTGAAGATCGGCGACGAGGTGATCGAGTCGTTCGAAGGCGCCGGCATCGAGAAGGCGGCGTTCACCGCGCAGAGCAAGGACTTCACCGCCAAGGTGGATGGCCAGCTGAAGACCGCCGGCTATCCGGCGAAGGCCGACCCCACGCAGTCGAACTACCCGATGCTGGTGGTGCTGCTGGCGATCCTGGTGCTCTACGTCACCATGGTCTACGGCCCAATCGCGGCATGGCTGGTGGAGATGTTCCCCACCCGCATCCGCTACACCTCGATGAGCCTGCCGTACCACATCGGCAACGGCTGGTTCGGCGGCTTCGTACCGACGATCGGCTTCATGCTGGTGGCCTGGAAGGGGGATATCTATTACGGCCTCTGGTACCCGGTGATCGTGGCGCTGATGACCGTGGTGATTGGCCTGTTCTTCGTCCGCGAGACCAAGGACGTGCCGCTGGAGCACTGAGCCCGCGGCAGGCCCGGCCGGGAAAGGCTCGTCCGAAAGGGCGGGCCTTTTTCGTGCCTGGCGGGTGCCCCGGATCGCGGACATTGAGACGGACATTGTGTACATTTGTACGATGTCGACTCCCCTCCCCACCATCCGCCCGCACAAGGGCCGCGGCGCCGCCTCCAACCCCGTGGGGCGGTTCGAAAAAACCCAGGCGGTGGCCGAGGACGACGGCTGGTACCAGGAGGAGGACCTCAGCCGGCCGAAGACGGAAACCCGGGAGGAACTGGCCCGCTCGGTCATCAGCCGGAACGACTCGCCGGACATCGGCTTCGACCAGGCGCTCAACCCGTACCGCGGCTGCGAGCATGGGTGCATCTATTGCTACGCCCGGCCGTCCCACGGCTACCTCAACCTCTCCCCCGGCCTCGACTTCGAGACCAAGCTCTTCGCCAAGACCAACCTCGCCGAGACCCTGCGTGGCGAGCTGGCGAAGAAGAACTACACCTGCAAGCCGATCAACATCGGCAGCAACACCGACCCCTACCAGCCGATCGAAAAGACCTGGCGGCTGACCCGGGCA is part of the Luteibacter pinisoli genome and harbors:
- a CDS encoding MFS transporter; this translates as MATTASGMRADGSIGTSHKRVIFASSLGTVFEWYDFYLYGSLAATIGKQFFTGLNDTSQFIFALLAFAAGFAVRPFGAIVFGRIGDLIGRKYTFLITIIIMGTSTFLVGVLPGYTTIGVAAPVLLILLRLLQGLALGGEYGGAATYVAEHAPDGKRGLYTSFIQITATFGLFLSLLVILGTRLGLGPDTFDAWGWRIPFLISAILVGVSVYIRLQLHESPVFQQMKAEGKQSKAPLTEAFGQWKNLRLVILALLGATAGQAVVWYTGQFYSLYFLTQSLKIDVTTANLLIAAALLIGTPFFVVFGWLSDRIGRKTVVLTGCLLAALTMFPIFKGLTHFGNPAIEAAAANAPVVVTADPNACSFQFDPVGKHTFTSSCDVAKSVLAKKGIPYSNAAAPAGTLATVKIGDEVIESFEGAGIEKAAFTAQSKDFTAKVDGQLKTAGYPAKADPTQSNYPMLVVLLAILVLYVTMVYGPIAAWLVEMFPTRIRYTSMSLPYHIGNGWFGGFVPTIGFMLVAWKGDIYYGLWYPVIVALMTVVIGLFFVRETKDVPLEH